In Rutidosis leptorrhynchoides isolate AG116_Rl617_1_P2 chromosome 2, CSIRO_AGI_Rlap_v1, whole genome shotgun sequence, one genomic interval encodes:
- the LOC139891460 gene encoding uncharacterized protein — protein MNGMDKSIGELHGMLRTAETSMGKRALPVLAIDQSGSKGNTSKPKVAKRKGPAHQGKGKGKMVTPTINKAKKKKVAEKANPKEDPCFGCGEMGHWKRNCPVYLKELKDKRDAGQTSGVQKK, from the exons atgaatgggatggataagagcataggtgagcttcacggtatgcttagaacggcggaaactagcatgggtaaaagggctttacccgtgttagcaatcgatcaaagtgggtccaaaggtaacacctctaagccaaaggtggctaagagaaaaggacccgcccatcaaggcaaagggaaggggaagatggttaccccaaccatcaacaaggctaagaagaaaaaggtagccgagaaggcaaaccccaaggaagacccatgtttcggttgcggtgagatgggtcattggaaacgaaactgtccggtttatcttaaggagttgaaggacaagagggatgcagggcaaacctcag gggttcaaaagaagtag